A stretch of DNA from Cryptomeria japonica chromosome 4, Sugi_1.0, whole genome shotgun sequence:
agcataaagaaaattattagacagacctaatgtgtgaattataggtcaagggtatatgtaaagaatagagcaagaaccggtactgaatctggcattgaagatgctattataaagcagtacagaatattggattagcataatcctcattgtaagtcagtgtgacttctcactgagcagtgtgctctaggcaatttgTCTTCCTGCATGTCcaagcccttattgtaagtaatattctcttattggccagtaagtgaatattgtgggtcacaaatcccaccgaggtttttcctacactgggtttcctcgttaaacatcttgtgttatggtgttcttttcatgtggatgttttttattatgttttttacattaatttttgcataccagtacactgttactttatgttctacatgttttgtcttaagaaaattttaataccggtcagatactgattcacccgccccccccccccccccccctctcagtatctgtgggaaccctaacaaaatcACATGGGTCTTCTTTTTATGCAAGCTTTTGGAAGCCAAtgtggaggatctccttttaacctcagaaTCAGGGGAAGTCAATATGTTTGCGTTTAACAAgggttttgcctttacccttggacaAGGAGCGGGAAACGTTGGGAGAGGCGGATAGAGTCAAGTTGGGAGAGACCGCATATAAAGAAACAATGGAGGCATAAGCAAGCAGAGACATGGAGAAGTTGGTCGTAGCAAAGCCTTCATGCGGATATTGGAAAAATATGGAGAAGGCCATAGAAAGGGCAGCAAGCTGCTGAGGAGTTGGCATAGGGGGCTGAGAGGGCGAGAGGCTCCGGGGGGGCAAAGGGCCTCATGAAATTTGTACAGCCTGTAAATGAGGCCCTGATGAAGGAGGTAGGGCGGCTTATCCCCATGATTGGggtccattaatttaatttaacaaaactGTTATAAacgtttattaatttattttttaaaatatattattttcaatCTTTCAAGTTAGATGTAAATCTGATGGCTGTATAGCTGTGTTTGTTcatttttaaatctttaaaaattatataatcaataataataaaatatatataactttcaatgttggcttacaaaaaaaaaaatttcagcgGTGGACATACAAAATCATAAATATCTCTGGTAACACTGAGCTCTGAATGAATTCATTCAATAGAAACCTCTGCATAACGCTCTGAATGAATTCATTCCATAGAAATCTTTGCATAACACAGAGAACTCTCACAGAATAATCATTTCCAAGGAATTTATTTTTTCCATCTTCTATTCTTTATTCAGGGGGACAATCTGTTAACAGCAGATTTCAGATTACTATACAGGTTTCATCTCATTTTTTATGGCTTGAACTAGTTGGGAGTAGGCTTCTTCCCATGCAGATTTCAACTGTGGAGACCACAAATCAGGCACAGCCTCCTCTATAGTCCTCAGCAGAGCATATTTAGTCACCTGCACAGCCACACATGGATCTAAAGCTTAGCTCTCAACAAGGTTAATGGCATCTAAATTTTCAAAATGCCAATTTTTTTGGGTTTTAACTCACATCGTAATGTTCATCAACTACTCCAGATTTGAAATGGACTGCACCCAATTCTTTCAGAGTTGATTCTGGCACTTTGATGGATCCACTCTCTGCAAGCTGTACAGCGGATTCGCATGTCTGCAAGTAAGATTGGTACTTGTTAACACACTAATCattcattcaaacacatatatatcaaGAATGAAATggtattttaaaagaaaattagaGAAAAGGCTATTTGGGTCACACCATAGTGAAGACTGAGAGAGCATGAGCTTTAAGCTTCAAGTTTTTCTCCAGAGGGACCTCAGAATCTTGTAGAAAAGAGAACAGGCGTTTTGCTGATGGGGCTATCTCAAAAATTCTGCAACCAGCAGGTAATTAAAAAGCGAAATATGAGACAGAAAGATCAGTTTTCCTATATATTCCTTTTGTATATCCTCACCTCAGAAAGAAAGTAAATCCTAGTTCGCCTGCATTCTTTTTCATGGCTTTCCATGACTTTTTAACCAGAACTCCCTGTTCATCGGAGAAGGCCACTATTTGAAGATTCACAGCAGTGCCGTATTTTCCAGCTAAGTGAAAGAAAAAGGTGGGATTTAAGAAAAAATTAAGCAGAAAATTTGATGcactcattttaaaattcaaaaacttCTATGTCCTGCATTTCTGGTTTTCTTCAAGAAATGAAGCTTACATTTGCAGAGACCAGATGTATTTGACCTCAGTAATTTGCCTTCTTCGATTCTCTGCGTTTGTATCCATGACAAGCCCAACTTTTGCGTATTCCGATTGGTGGTATGCATGGAACGCACAAGCCCAGCTTTCAAAGTTCCATCTGTAACTTGTTATCACAGAAAATTTAAAACAACCATTAGAGAAATGAAAAGACATCAGCAAAATCTCAACTTGTTATCAATTttggcaagaaaattcatcaacgTACCAGACTGAAATAGTGCTGTTTTTGAGCTTGTGAAAAACCCCACAGAAGACAAAGCAGCCATTGTTGAACAGGATGAAAACTTCAATCCACACTAAACTTACTCCTGCTATGAAGATTTTGCAGATAGATGTAATACAATAGGAACATTATATAGGGAAGGGATTGTAATTTAAAACCGAGTGAGTACATGTGCCGGCACACTGCACAGAGGAGATGGATCAGACAAAGCAATTTTAAAATCCCAAAGTCATTAGTTGTTTCTGTACCATTTCTTCTTGTGTGTAGAATGCccttatttctaattttctaatgaaAGGAAATCGACCATTGGCCATTGTCGTTTAGGTAGCTAGTTCCGAGCATGGAAACGTAAGCCATGAGAATAATGTTCGCGTCACACGATGCGATATATAACAATTTTGTAAGGGTTGTGACCTGACTTAGGTGGATTTTCTGCTAAGATTTAGATTTTAATAGGTGA
This window harbors:
- the LOC131047662 gene encoding non-symbiotic hemoglobin 1-like; this translates as MAALSSVGFFTSSKTALFQSDGTLKAGLVRSMHTTNRNTQKLGLSWIQTQRIEEGKLLRSNTSGLCKSGKYGTAVNLQIVAFSDEQGVLVKKSWKAMKKNAGELGFTFFLRIFEIAPSAKRLFSFLQDSEVPLEKNLKLKAHALSVFTMTCESAVQLAESGSIKVPESTLKELGAVHFKSGVVDEHYDVTKYALLRTIEEAVPDLWSPQLKSAWEEAYSQLVQAIKNEMKPV